From Phycodurus eques isolate BA_2022a chromosome 1, UOR_Pequ_1.1, whole genome shotgun sequence, one genomic window encodes:
- the LOC133411989 gene encoding SLIT-ROBO Rho GTPase-activating protein 3-like isoform X7, whose translation MASHVKFRKDKVGVLDYDTQIKEVRCQLVEQLKVMDVQLEQKSQHLHDFADYLRRRSEIESEYSRSLEKLAERFTNRIKRKEASGHSVAQMWLALLSHTRRESKDHNQLSDDCSAFLIRPLYRCLEYTQRLAKKSKDICTQLQDGLLKVTAALQTAWRTYSHYHADYLCADSKLKEAEKQEEKQKQHGKKMERLIEKRQGKAQDIYLKCSKARNDYLLNLAAANASMNKYYLRDISTLMDCADVGYHLSLGRAMRAYLSGRRQVQQNLSFGLQLLQDSVSGLDQGRDRDCLLQDHCVAFCLPLGFPYQPHDGDQLSEISAESQMRCELETRFKQIQTRLRAVAEETQEIEYIHCPSSAHVQTNRLNPASPTFQVCALPLMSSSLILANRSMSAALSSFLETLADVDSEPNDSQEDGAETPLTRPNVARRRANQQEMENLYLTRVKEFLVGTSLESKLQAKHDLLKVAVEKGQASNRNLPSRNGKSARVPKTPSSGEGLLHNPKLFNGDMLSFMQASGRQIPVVVESCIRFINLNGLHHEGIFRVSGSQVEVNKLRDAFERGGDPLAEHESDLDSVAGVLKMYFRDLKNPLLPAESLSRLLEYAHDKKDGERADQLKSVIRSFPEPLIVVMRYLFAFLHHVSQYSDENMMQPYNLAVCFGPSLVRGSGDERRDGRDPVALQPQINALVESLIVRHESVFPGQSELRGPVYEKCMTAEQDDREPNAEEGDGEADVCKVAEVEAGHAVNRSNSATGALQKPSEVSKAAKSGPADHRRTASGPAGGGVLSGGAKAALQIPTGPRGRLRRIHSPGFARRECTSPLRMSSRSTSAGSGAERLAEIFAGDVDKMEKFQ comes from the exons ATGGCTTCCCACGTGAAGTTCAGGAAGGACAAGGTCGGCGTGCTGGACTACGACACACAAATTAAGG AGGTTCGCTGTCAGCTGGTGGAGCAACTGAAAGTGATGGACGTGCAGCTGGAGCAGAAGAGCCAACATCTGCACGACTTTGCCGACTACCTGCGACGGCGAAGCGAGATCGAGAGCGAGTACTCGCGATCCCTGGAAAAACTGGCTGAAAGGTTCACAAACAGGATTAAGAG GAAGGAAGCGAGCGGTCACTCTGTGGCCCAGATGTGGTTGGCGCTGCTGTCGCACACGCGCCGGGAGAGTAAAGACCACAACCAGCTGAGCGACGACTGCTCCGCTTTCCTCATCCGGCCGCTCTACCGTTGCCTGGAGTACACCCAAAGACTGGCCAAGAAG AGTAAAGACATCTGCACGCAGCTTCAGGACGGCCTGCTCAAGGTGACCGCGGCGCTTCAGACC GCGTGGCGAACCTATTCCCACTACCACGCCGACTACCTGTGCGCAGATTCCAAGTTAAAGGAGGCCGAGAAACAGGAGGAAAAGCAGAAGCAACACGGCAAGAAAATGGAGAGGCTCATTGAGAAG CGGCAAGGAAAGGCTCAAGATATTTACTTGAAGTGCAGCAAGGCCAGAAATGATTATCTGCTCAACTTGGCTGCCGCCAACGCTTCCATGAACAAGTACTACCTCCGGGACATCTCCACCCTCATGGAT TGTGCGGACGTGGGCTACCACCTGTCTCTGGGCCGAGCGATGCGAGCCTATCTGTCCGGTCGGCGCCAGGTCCAGCAGAACTTGAGCTTTGGCCTGCAGCTTCTCCAGGACTCGGTGTCCGGGCTGGACCAGGGCCGGGACCGAGACTGCCTCCTGCAGGACCACTGCGTCGCCTTTTGTTTGCCCCTTGGCTTCCCCTACCAGCCTCACGATGGAGACCAG CTTTCTGAGATTAGCGCagagagccagatgaggtgtgAGCTGGAGACCAGATTCAAACAGATCCAGACCAGGCTGAGAGCGGTGGCGGAGGAAACGCAGGAG ATAGAATACATCCACTGTCCCTCCTCTGCACACGTCCAAACCAACCGCCTCAACCCGGCCTCTCCAACCTTTCAAGTCTGCGCTCTTCCTCTGATGAGCTCGTCCCTGATCCTG GCGAACAGGAGCATGTCAGCAGCCTTGTCTTCTTTCCTTGAAACATTGGCCGACGTGGACTCTGAGCCGAACGACAGCCAGGAAGACGGCGCTGAGACCCCGCTAACCCGGCCCAACGTGGCCCGCCGCAGAGCTAACCAGCAAGAAATGGAGAACCTCTACCTCact AGAGTCAAAGAGTTCCTGGTCGGCACCTCTTTGGAGTCCAAGCTACAAGCCAAACACGACCTGCTGAAAGTGGCCGTGGAAAAAG GACAAGCATCAAATAGAAATCTGCCAAG TCGCAATGGAAAGTCTGCACGTGTTCCAAAAACTCCCTCCAGCGGAGAGGGTTTATTGCACAACCCCAAACTTTTCAACGGTGACATGCTGTCCTTCATGCAG GCGTCAGGCCGTCAGATTCCAGTTGTGGTGGAAAGTTGCATCCGCTTCATCAATCTCAACG GCCTCCACCACGAAGGCATTTTCAGGGTGTCGGGCTCTCAGGTGGAAGTCAACAAGTTGAGGGATGCATTTGAGCGAG GAGGAGACCCTCTGGCCGAGCACGAATCCGACCTGGATTCTGTCGCAGGCGTGCTCAAGATGTATTTTCGAGATTTGAAGAATCCCCTTCTCCCTGCAGAGAGTCTCAGTCGGCTGCTGGAGTACGCCC ACGACAAAAAGGATGGCGAGAGGGCCGATCAACTGAAAAGTGTCATCCGGTCCTTCCCCGAGCCGCTAATTGTCGTCATGAGATACCTCTTCGCTTTTCTCCATCA CGTGTCCCAGTACAGCGACGAGAACATGATGCAGCCGTACAACCTGGCCGTGTGCTTCGGACCCAGCCTGGTCCGAGGGAGCGGGGACGAGCGGCGGGACGGGCGGGACCCGGTCGCCTTGCAGCCGCAGATCAACGCCCTGGTCGAGAGCTTGATCGTCCGGCACGAGAGCGTCTTCCCCGGTCAGAGCGAGTTGCGAGGTCCCGTGTACGAGAAGTGCATGACGGCAGAACAAGACGACCG TGAGCCGAACGCGGAAGAAGGGGACGGCGAGGCAGACGTCTGCAAAGTTG CAGAAGTGGAAGCGGGACACGCGGTCAATCGCAGTAACTCGGCCACGGGAGCCCTGCAGAAACCGAGCGAGGTTTCTAAAGCCGCCAAGAGCGGACCGGCGGACCACCGCAGGACCGCGTCGGGACCGGCCGGAGGCGGCGTCCTCTCGGGCGGGGCAAAGGCCGCCCTCCAGATTCCCACCGGGCCCCGTGGCCGACTGAGGAGGATCCACTCTCCCGGTTTTGCCCGTAGAGA ATGCACGTCTCCCCTGAGGATGTCGTCAAGGTCGACAAG cgctggctcgggagcagagaggttggcggagatcttcgctggTGACGTCGATAAGATGGAGAAATTCCAAtga
- the LOC133411989 gene encoding SLIT-ROBO Rho GTPase-activating protein 3-like isoform X8 translates to MASHVKFRKDKVGVLDYDTQIKEVRCQLVEQLKVMDVQLEQKSQHLHDFADYLRRRSEIESEYSRSLEKLAERFTNRIKRKEASGHSVAQMWLALLSHTRRESKDHNQLSDDCSAFLIRPLYRCLEYTQRLAKKSKDICTQLQDGLLKVTAALQTAWRTYSHYHADYLCADSKLKEAEKQEEKQKQHGKKMERLIEKRQGKAQDIYLKCSKARNDYLLNLAAANASMNKYYLRDISTLMDCADVGYHLSLGRAMRAYLSGRRQVQQNLSFGLQLLQDSVSGLDQGRDRDCLLQDHCVAFCLPLGFPYQPHDGDQLSEISAESQMRCELETRFKQIQTRLRAVAEETQEIEYIHCPSSAHVQTNRLNPASPTFQVCALPLMSSSLILANRSMSAALSSFLETLADVDSEPNDSQEDGAETPLTRPNVARRRANQQEMENLYLTRVKEFLVGTSLESKLQAKHDLLKVAVEKGQASNRNLPSRNGKSARVPKTPSSGEGLLHNPKLFNGDMLSFMQASGRQIPVVVESCIRFINLNGLHHEGIFRVSGSQVEVNKLRDAFERGGDPLAEHESDLDSVAGVLKMYFRDLKNPLLPAESLSRLLEYAHDKKDGERADQLKSVIRSFPEPLIVVMRYLFAFLHHVSQYSDENMMQPYNLAVCFGPSLVRGSGDERRDGRDPVALQPQINALVESLIVRHESVFPGQSELRGPVYEKCMTAEQDDREPNAEEGDGEADVCKVAEVEAGHAVNRSNSATGALQKPSEVSKAAKSGPADHRRTASGPAGGGVLSGGAKAALQIPTGPRGRLRRIHSPGFARRECTSPLRMSSRSTRRCVARWTRSSKSSSTSTRC, encoded by the exons ATGGCTTCCCACGTGAAGTTCAGGAAGGACAAGGTCGGCGTGCTGGACTACGACACACAAATTAAGG AGGTTCGCTGTCAGCTGGTGGAGCAACTGAAAGTGATGGACGTGCAGCTGGAGCAGAAGAGCCAACATCTGCACGACTTTGCCGACTACCTGCGACGGCGAAGCGAGATCGAGAGCGAGTACTCGCGATCCCTGGAAAAACTGGCTGAAAGGTTCACAAACAGGATTAAGAG GAAGGAAGCGAGCGGTCACTCTGTGGCCCAGATGTGGTTGGCGCTGCTGTCGCACACGCGCCGGGAGAGTAAAGACCACAACCAGCTGAGCGACGACTGCTCCGCTTTCCTCATCCGGCCGCTCTACCGTTGCCTGGAGTACACCCAAAGACTGGCCAAGAAG AGTAAAGACATCTGCACGCAGCTTCAGGACGGCCTGCTCAAGGTGACCGCGGCGCTTCAGACC GCGTGGCGAACCTATTCCCACTACCACGCCGACTACCTGTGCGCAGATTCCAAGTTAAAGGAGGCCGAGAAACAGGAGGAAAAGCAGAAGCAACACGGCAAGAAAATGGAGAGGCTCATTGAGAAG CGGCAAGGAAAGGCTCAAGATATTTACTTGAAGTGCAGCAAGGCCAGAAATGATTATCTGCTCAACTTGGCTGCCGCCAACGCTTCCATGAACAAGTACTACCTCCGGGACATCTCCACCCTCATGGAT TGTGCGGACGTGGGCTACCACCTGTCTCTGGGCCGAGCGATGCGAGCCTATCTGTCCGGTCGGCGCCAGGTCCAGCAGAACTTGAGCTTTGGCCTGCAGCTTCTCCAGGACTCGGTGTCCGGGCTGGACCAGGGCCGGGACCGAGACTGCCTCCTGCAGGACCACTGCGTCGCCTTTTGTTTGCCCCTTGGCTTCCCCTACCAGCCTCACGATGGAGACCAG CTTTCTGAGATTAGCGCagagagccagatgaggtgtgAGCTGGAGACCAGATTCAAACAGATCCAGACCAGGCTGAGAGCGGTGGCGGAGGAAACGCAGGAG ATAGAATACATCCACTGTCCCTCCTCTGCACACGTCCAAACCAACCGCCTCAACCCGGCCTCTCCAACCTTTCAAGTCTGCGCTCTTCCTCTGATGAGCTCGTCCCTGATCCTG GCGAACAGGAGCATGTCAGCAGCCTTGTCTTCTTTCCTTGAAACATTGGCCGACGTGGACTCTGAGCCGAACGACAGCCAGGAAGACGGCGCTGAGACCCCGCTAACCCGGCCCAACGTGGCCCGCCGCAGAGCTAACCAGCAAGAAATGGAGAACCTCTACCTCact AGAGTCAAAGAGTTCCTGGTCGGCACCTCTTTGGAGTCCAAGCTACAAGCCAAACACGACCTGCTGAAAGTGGCCGTGGAAAAAG GACAAGCATCAAATAGAAATCTGCCAAG TCGCAATGGAAAGTCTGCACGTGTTCCAAAAACTCCCTCCAGCGGAGAGGGTTTATTGCACAACCCCAAACTTTTCAACGGTGACATGCTGTCCTTCATGCAG GCGTCAGGCCGTCAGATTCCAGTTGTGGTGGAAAGTTGCATCCGCTTCATCAATCTCAACG GCCTCCACCACGAAGGCATTTTCAGGGTGTCGGGCTCTCAGGTGGAAGTCAACAAGTTGAGGGATGCATTTGAGCGAG GAGGAGACCCTCTGGCCGAGCACGAATCCGACCTGGATTCTGTCGCAGGCGTGCTCAAGATGTATTTTCGAGATTTGAAGAATCCCCTTCTCCCTGCAGAGAGTCTCAGTCGGCTGCTGGAGTACGCCC ACGACAAAAAGGATGGCGAGAGGGCCGATCAACTGAAAAGTGTCATCCGGTCCTTCCCCGAGCCGCTAATTGTCGTCATGAGATACCTCTTCGCTTTTCTCCATCA CGTGTCCCAGTACAGCGACGAGAACATGATGCAGCCGTACAACCTGGCCGTGTGCTTCGGACCCAGCCTGGTCCGAGGGAGCGGGGACGAGCGGCGGGACGGGCGGGACCCGGTCGCCTTGCAGCCGCAGATCAACGCCCTGGTCGAGAGCTTGATCGTCCGGCACGAGAGCGTCTTCCCCGGTCAGAGCGAGTTGCGAGGTCCCGTGTACGAGAAGTGCATGACGGCAGAACAAGACGACCG TGAGCCGAACGCGGAAGAAGGGGACGGCGAGGCAGACGTCTGCAAAGTTG CAGAAGTGGAAGCGGGACACGCGGTCAATCGCAGTAACTCGGCCACGGGAGCCCTGCAGAAACCGAGCGAGGTTTCTAAAGCCGCCAAGAGCGGACCGGCGGACCACCGCAGGACCGCGTCGGGACCGGCCGGAGGCGGCGTCCTCTCGGGCGGGGCAAAGGCCGCCCTCCAGATTCCCACCGGGCCCCGTGGCCGACTGAGGAGGATCCACTCTCCCGGTTTTGCCCGTAGAGA ATGCACGTCTCCCCTGAGGATGTCGTCAAGGTCGACAAG
- the LOC133411989 gene encoding rho GTPase-activating protein 4-like isoform X6 has protein sequence MASHVKFRKDKVGVLDYDTQIKEVRCQLVEQLKVMDVQLEQKSQHLHDFADYLRRRSEIESEYSRSLEKLAERFTNRIKRKEASGHSVAQMWLALLSHTRRESKDHNQLSDDCSAFLIRPLYRCLEYTQRLAKKSKDICTQLQDGLLKVTAALQTAWRTYSHYHADYLCADSKLKEAEKQEEKQKQHGKKMERLIEKRQGKAQDIYLKCSKARNDYLLNLAAANASMNKYYLRDISTLMDCADVGYHLSLGRAMRAYLSGRRQVQQNLSFGLQLLQDSVSGLDQGRDRDCLLQDHCVAFCLPLGFPYQPHDGDQLSEISAESQMRCELETRFKQIQTRLRAVAEETQEIEYIHCPSSAHVQTNRLNPASPTFQVCALPLMSSSLILANRSMSAALSSFLETLADVDSEPNDSQEDGAETPLTRPNVARRRANQQEMENLYLTRVKEFLVGTSLESKLQAKHDLLKVAVEKGQASNRNLPSRNGKSARVPKTPSSGEGLLHNPKLFNGDMLSFMQASGRQIPVVVESCIRFINLNGLHHEGIFRVSGSQVEVNKLRDAFERGGDPLAEHESDLDSVAGVLKMYFRDLKNPLLPAESLSRLLEYAHDKKDGERADQLKSVIRSFPEPLIVVMRYLFAFLHHVSQYSDENMMQPYNLAVCFGPSLVRGSGDERRDGRDPVALQPQINALVESLIVRHESVFPGQSELRGPVYEKCMTAEQDDREPNAEEGDGEADVCKVAEVEAGHAVNRSNSATGALQKPSEVSKAAKSGPADHRRTASGPAGGGVLSGGAKAALQIPTGPRGRLRRIHSPGFARREQMHVSPEDVVKVDKEVCRQMDSVFKELVYKHALLESSSSSSFPGGPKERRA, from the exons ATGGCTTCCCACGTGAAGTTCAGGAAGGACAAGGTCGGCGTGCTGGACTACGACACACAAATTAAGG AGGTTCGCTGTCAGCTGGTGGAGCAACTGAAAGTGATGGACGTGCAGCTGGAGCAGAAGAGCCAACATCTGCACGACTTTGCCGACTACCTGCGACGGCGAAGCGAGATCGAGAGCGAGTACTCGCGATCCCTGGAAAAACTGGCTGAAAGGTTCACAAACAGGATTAAGAG GAAGGAAGCGAGCGGTCACTCTGTGGCCCAGATGTGGTTGGCGCTGCTGTCGCACACGCGCCGGGAGAGTAAAGACCACAACCAGCTGAGCGACGACTGCTCCGCTTTCCTCATCCGGCCGCTCTACCGTTGCCTGGAGTACACCCAAAGACTGGCCAAGAAG AGTAAAGACATCTGCACGCAGCTTCAGGACGGCCTGCTCAAGGTGACCGCGGCGCTTCAGACC GCGTGGCGAACCTATTCCCACTACCACGCCGACTACCTGTGCGCAGATTCCAAGTTAAAGGAGGCCGAGAAACAGGAGGAAAAGCAGAAGCAACACGGCAAGAAAATGGAGAGGCTCATTGAGAAG CGGCAAGGAAAGGCTCAAGATATTTACTTGAAGTGCAGCAAGGCCAGAAATGATTATCTGCTCAACTTGGCTGCCGCCAACGCTTCCATGAACAAGTACTACCTCCGGGACATCTCCACCCTCATGGAT TGTGCGGACGTGGGCTACCACCTGTCTCTGGGCCGAGCGATGCGAGCCTATCTGTCCGGTCGGCGCCAGGTCCAGCAGAACTTGAGCTTTGGCCTGCAGCTTCTCCAGGACTCGGTGTCCGGGCTGGACCAGGGCCGGGACCGAGACTGCCTCCTGCAGGACCACTGCGTCGCCTTTTGTTTGCCCCTTGGCTTCCCCTACCAGCCTCACGATGGAGACCAG CTTTCTGAGATTAGCGCagagagccagatgaggtgtgAGCTGGAGACCAGATTCAAACAGATCCAGACCAGGCTGAGAGCGGTGGCGGAGGAAACGCAGGAG ATAGAATACATCCACTGTCCCTCCTCTGCACACGTCCAAACCAACCGCCTCAACCCGGCCTCTCCAACCTTTCAAGTCTGCGCTCTTCCTCTGATGAGCTCGTCCCTGATCCTG GCGAACAGGAGCATGTCAGCAGCCTTGTCTTCTTTCCTTGAAACATTGGCCGACGTGGACTCTGAGCCGAACGACAGCCAGGAAGACGGCGCTGAGACCCCGCTAACCCGGCCCAACGTGGCCCGCCGCAGAGCTAACCAGCAAGAAATGGAGAACCTCTACCTCact AGAGTCAAAGAGTTCCTGGTCGGCACCTCTTTGGAGTCCAAGCTACAAGCCAAACACGACCTGCTGAAAGTGGCCGTGGAAAAAG GACAAGCATCAAATAGAAATCTGCCAAG TCGCAATGGAAAGTCTGCACGTGTTCCAAAAACTCCCTCCAGCGGAGAGGGTTTATTGCACAACCCCAAACTTTTCAACGGTGACATGCTGTCCTTCATGCAG GCGTCAGGCCGTCAGATTCCAGTTGTGGTGGAAAGTTGCATCCGCTTCATCAATCTCAACG GCCTCCACCACGAAGGCATTTTCAGGGTGTCGGGCTCTCAGGTGGAAGTCAACAAGTTGAGGGATGCATTTGAGCGAG GAGGAGACCCTCTGGCCGAGCACGAATCCGACCTGGATTCTGTCGCAGGCGTGCTCAAGATGTATTTTCGAGATTTGAAGAATCCCCTTCTCCCTGCAGAGAGTCTCAGTCGGCTGCTGGAGTACGCCC ACGACAAAAAGGATGGCGAGAGGGCCGATCAACTGAAAAGTGTCATCCGGTCCTTCCCCGAGCCGCTAATTGTCGTCATGAGATACCTCTTCGCTTTTCTCCATCA CGTGTCCCAGTACAGCGACGAGAACATGATGCAGCCGTACAACCTGGCCGTGTGCTTCGGACCCAGCCTGGTCCGAGGGAGCGGGGACGAGCGGCGGGACGGGCGGGACCCGGTCGCCTTGCAGCCGCAGATCAACGCCCTGGTCGAGAGCTTGATCGTCCGGCACGAGAGCGTCTTCCCCGGTCAGAGCGAGTTGCGAGGTCCCGTGTACGAGAAGTGCATGACGGCAGAACAAGACGACCG TGAGCCGAACGCGGAAGAAGGGGACGGCGAGGCAGACGTCTGCAAAGTTG CAGAAGTGGAAGCGGGACACGCGGTCAATCGCAGTAACTCGGCCACGGGAGCCCTGCAGAAACCGAGCGAGGTTTCTAAAGCCGCCAAGAGCGGACCGGCGGACCACCGCAGGACCGCGTCGGGACCGGCCGGAGGCGGCGTCCTCTCGGGCGGGGCAAAGGCCGCCCTCCAGATTCCCACCGGGCCCCGTGGCCGACTGAGGAGGATCCACTCTCCCGGTTTTGCCCGTAGAGA ACAGATGCACGTCTCCCCTGAGGATGTCGTCAAGGTCGACAAG
- the LOC133411989 gene encoding SLIT-ROBO Rho GTPase-activating protein 3-like isoform X5: protein MASHVKFRKDKVGVLDYDTQIKEVRCQLVEQLKVMDVQLEQKSQHLHDFADYLRRRSEIESEYSRSLEKLAERFTNRIKRKEASGHSVAQMWLALLSHTRRESKDHNQLSDDCSAFLIRPLYRCLEYTQRLAKKSKDICTQLQDGLLKVTAALQTAWRTYSHYHADYLCADSKLKEAEKQEEKQKQHGKKMERLIEKRQGKAQDIYLKCSKARNDYLLNLAAANASMNKYYLRDISTLMDCADVGYHLSLGRAMRAYLSGRRQVQQNLSFGLQLLQDSVSGLDQGRDRDCLLQDHCVAFCLPLGFPYQPHDGDQLSEISAESQMRCELETRFKQIQTRLRAVAEETQEANRSMSAALSSFLETLADVDSEPNDSQEDGAETPLTRPNVARRRANQQEMENLYLTRVKEFLVGTSLESKLQAKHDLLKVAVEKGQASNRNLPSRNGKSARVPKTPSSGEGLLHNPKLFNGDMLSFMQASGRQIPVVVESCIRFINLNGLHHEGIFRVSGSQVEVNKLRDAFERGGDPLAEHESDLDSVAGVLKMYFRDLKNPLLPAESLSRLLEYAHDKKDGERADQLKSVIRSFPEPLIVVMRYLFAFLHHVSQYSDENMMQPYNLAVCFGPSLVRGSGDERRDGRDPVALQPQINALVESLIVRHESVFPGQSELRGPVYEKCMTAEQDDREPNAEEGDGEADVCKVAEVEAGHAVNRSNSATGALQKPSEVSKAAKSGPADHRRTASGPAGGGVLSGGAKAALQIPTGPRGRLRRIHSPGFARRECTSPLRMSSRSTRQLNLQVDIFGVREETGVPGEKPRRQGPNLKPIRDAAKDGETSETKLGGNAARPDQQPPDYISSSSIFFLPPPPFVED from the exons ATGGCTTCCCACGTGAAGTTCAGGAAGGACAAGGTCGGCGTGCTGGACTACGACACACAAATTAAGG AGGTTCGCTGTCAGCTGGTGGAGCAACTGAAAGTGATGGACGTGCAGCTGGAGCAGAAGAGCCAACATCTGCACGACTTTGCCGACTACCTGCGACGGCGAAGCGAGATCGAGAGCGAGTACTCGCGATCCCTGGAAAAACTGGCTGAAAGGTTCACAAACAGGATTAAGAG GAAGGAAGCGAGCGGTCACTCTGTGGCCCAGATGTGGTTGGCGCTGCTGTCGCACACGCGCCGGGAGAGTAAAGACCACAACCAGCTGAGCGACGACTGCTCCGCTTTCCTCATCCGGCCGCTCTACCGTTGCCTGGAGTACACCCAAAGACTGGCCAAGAAG AGTAAAGACATCTGCACGCAGCTTCAGGACGGCCTGCTCAAGGTGACCGCGGCGCTTCAGACC GCGTGGCGAACCTATTCCCACTACCACGCCGACTACCTGTGCGCAGATTCCAAGTTAAAGGAGGCCGAGAAACAGGAGGAAAAGCAGAAGCAACACGGCAAGAAAATGGAGAGGCTCATTGAGAAG CGGCAAGGAAAGGCTCAAGATATTTACTTGAAGTGCAGCAAGGCCAGAAATGATTATCTGCTCAACTTGGCTGCCGCCAACGCTTCCATGAACAAGTACTACCTCCGGGACATCTCCACCCTCATGGAT TGTGCGGACGTGGGCTACCACCTGTCTCTGGGCCGAGCGATGCGAGCCTATCTGTCCGGTCGGCGCCAGGTCCAGCAGAACTTGAGCTTTGGCCTGCAGCTTCTCCAGGACTCGGTGTCCGGGCTGGACCAGGGCCGGGACCGAGACTGCCTCCTGCAGGACCACTGCGTCGCCTTTTGTTTGCCCCTTGGCTTCCCCTACCAGCCTCACGATGGAGACCAG CTTTCTGAGATTAGCGCagagagccagatgaggtgtgAGCTGGAGACCAGATTCAAACAGATCCAGACCAGGCTGAGAGCGGTGGCGGAGGAAACGCAGGAG GCGAACAGGAGCATGTCAGCAGCCTTGTCTTCTTTCCTTGAAACATTGGCCGACGTGGACTCTGAGCCGAACGACAGCCAGGAAGACGGCGCTGAGACCCCGCTAACCCGGCCCAACGTGGCCCGCCGCAGAGCTAACCAGCAAGAAATGGAGAACCTCTACCTCact AGAGTCAAAGAGTTCCTGGTCGGCACCTCTTTGGAGTCCAAGCTACAAGCCAAACACGACCTGCTGAAAGTGGCCGTGGAAAAAG GACAAGCATCAAATAGAAATCTGCCAAG TCGCAATGGAAAGTCTGCACGTGTTCCAAAAACTCCCTCCAGCGGAGAGGGTTTATTGCACAACCCCAAACTTTTCAACGGTGACATGCTGTCCTTCATGCAG GCGTCAGGCCGTCAGATTCCAGTTGTGGTGGAAAGTTGCATCCGCTTCATCAATCTCAACG GCCTCCACCACGAAGGCATTTTCAGGGTGTCGGGCTCTCAGGTGGAAGTCAACAAGTTGAGGGATGCATTTGAGCGAG GAGGAGACCCTCTGGCCGAGCACGAATCCGACCTGGATTCTGTCGCAGGCGTGCTCAAGATGTATTTTCGAGATTTGAAGAATCCCCTTCTCCCTGCAGAGAGTCTCAGTCGGCTGCTGGAGTACGCCC ACGACAAAAAGGATGGCGAGAGGGCCGATCAACTGAAAAGTGTCATCCGGTCCTTCCCCGAGCCGCTAATTGTCGTCATGAGATACCTCTTCGCTTTTCTCCATCA CGTGTCCCAGTACAGCGACGAGAACATGATGCAGCCGTACAACCTGGCCGTGTGCTTCGGACCCAGCCTGGTCCGAGGGAGCGGGGACGAGCGGCGGGACGGGCGGGACCCGGTCGCCTTGCAGCCGCAGATCAACGCCCTGGTCGAGAGCTTGATCGTCCGGCACGAGAGCGTCTTCCCCGGTCAGAGCGAGTTGCGAGGTCCCGTGTACGAGAAGTGCATGACGGCAGAACAAGACGACCG TGAGCCGAACGCGGAAGAAGGGGACGGCGAGGCAGACGTCTGCAAAGTTG CAGAAGTGGAAGCGGGACACGCGGTCAATCGCAGTAACTCGGCCACGGGAGCCCTGCAGAAACCGAGCGAGGTTTCTAAAGCCGCCAAGAGCGGACCGGCGGACCACCGCAGGACCGCGTCGGGACCGGCCGGAGGCGGCGTCCTCTCGGGCGGGGCAAAGGCCGCCCTCCAGATTCCCACCGGGCCCCGTGGCCGACTGAGGAGGATCCACTCTCCCGGTTTTGCCCGTAGAGA ATGCACGTCTCCCCTGAGGATGTCGTCAAGGTCGACAAG